A segment of the Mycobacteriales bacterium genome:
CCGGTCAGGTCGTCGTGGTCCGTGACGTCGCGGTAGCCGGCGTCGCGGAGCAGCTCGGGCACGGACCGATTGTGGCGTTCGGAGTGCTCGACGACCAACGTCCCCCCGGGTCGCAGCAGTCCCAAGCCGCGCTCCGCCACCCGCCGGATCACGGCGAGCCCGCCGTCATCGGCCCACAGCGCCTCGCCCGGGTCGTGGTTGCGGACCTCGGGCTCGACCAGGTC
Coding sequences within it:
- a CDS encoding peptide chain release factor N(5)-glutamine methyltransferase, whose amino-acid sequence is VHLVERFPAAFEWLQRNADALDAGDRVQLHLADLGDAPTGLGRSVDVVVSNPPYVPADEYDLVEPEVRNHDPGEALWADDGGLAVIRRVAERGLGLLRPGGTLVVEHSERHNRSVPELLRDAGYRDVTDHDDLTGRSRFSVGNAP